In one window of Desulfuromonas sp. DNA:
- a CDS encoding OmpA family protein, translated as MKKISFIALVILLGLTLPSTLLAKDRKGVISLTVVAGGYTPDNDLNMEAGPISGLRLGYNLVGSNFSNSFGLEAGVSVVSSKNKTDGNSASAYLFRADAIFPVLPKKKLTPFFTIGAGGIIQDNGNTTEGGAIVAYGLGARYSLVNYLAARAEARHVRWVDTFGWDSYEYTLGLSYIFGQERKKKPPKDVDTDGDGVLDPLDKCPDTPSGVKVDKDGCPLDTDGDGVPDYLDKCPDTPSGVEVDEVGCPIDTDGDGVPDTFDRCTDTPAGATVDEEGCSIDSDGDRVPDYRDICPDTPPDTPVDEDGCPAPEPVEPPSMEKVLEAVAPVIPEITLLPPDEKGELTSILTFDTNQVPWLNFDFDKANLDTENQERVAGFADRLRELGIIFKLRIVGHTDSRGSEAYNQKLSISRARTVADFLVTYGGFDPDTVTIEGRGESEPIETNETDEGRAKNRRANIYIHILDN; from the coding sequence GTGAAAAAGATCTCTTTTATCGCCCTCGTCATCCTCCTTGGCCTCACCCTCCCCTCGACCCTTTTGGCCAAGGATCGCAAAGGGGTCATCTCCCTGACCGTTGTGGCCGGAGGATACACTCCCGACAACGATCTGAACATGGAAGCCGGTCCGATCTCCGGCCTGAGACTCGGCTACAACCTGGTCGGTTCCAACTTTTCCAACAGCTTCGGACTCGAGGCGGGCGTCTCCGTCGTCAGCAGCAAGAACAAGACGGATGGCAACAGCGCAAGCGCCTACCTGTTCAGGGCCGATGCGATATTCCCGGTTCTCCCCAAGAAAAAACTCACCCCATTCTTCACCATCGGCGCCGGCGGCATCATCCAGGACAACGGCAACACCACCGAAGGCGGAGCCATCGTCGCCTACGGCCTGGGAGCCAGGTACTCTCTCGTGAACTACCTGGCCGCCAGGGCCGAAGCCAGGCACGTCCGGTGGGTCGACACCTTCGGCTGGGACAGTTACGAATACACCCTCGGGCTGAGCTACATCTTCGGCCAGGAGCGCAAGAAAAAACCGCCCAAGGACGTCGACACCGACGGCGACGGGGTGCTCGATCCTCTCGACAAGTGCCCCGACACCCCGTCAGGGGTGAAGGTCGACAAAGACGGCTGCCCGCTCGACACCGACGGCGACGGCGTCCCCGACTACCTCGACAAGTGCCCCGACACCCCGTCAGGGGTGGAGGTCGACGAAGTCGGCTGTCCGATCGACACCGACGGCGACGGCGTCCCCGACACCTTCGACAGGTGCACGGACACCCCCGCCGGCGCCACCGTCGACGAGGAAGGATGCTCCATCGACAGCGACGGAGACCGGGTGCCCGACTACCGCGACATCTGCCCCGACACCCCGCCCGACACCCCGGTCGACGAGGACGGTTGCCCGGCCCCCGAGCCCGTCGAACCGCCGAGCATGGAGAAGGTCCTGGAAGCGGTCGCGCCGGTCATACCCGAGATCACGCTCCTTCCGCCGGACGAGAAGGGCGAGTTGACATCGATACTGACCTTCGACACCAACCAGGTCCCCTGGCTGAACTTCGATTTCGACAAGGCCAACCTCGATACGGAGAATCAGGAGAGGGTTGCCGGCTTTGCCGACCGTCTCCGGGAGCTGGGAATCATCTTCAAATTGCGGATCGTCGGGCATACCGACAGCAGGGGCTCCGAGGCCTACAACCAGAAGCTTTCCATCAGCCGCGCCCGGACCGTCGCCGACTTCCTGGTCACCTACGGGGGTTTCGATCCCGACACGGTGACAATCGAGGGCCGGGGCGAAAGCGAGCCGATCGAGACCAACGAGACCGATGAAGGAAGAGCGAAAAACCGCAGGGCCAACATCTACATCCATATTCTGGACAACTGA
- a CDS encoding sigma-54 dependent transcriptional regulator, which yields MSRHRILVVDDEHLIRWSLEQNLRKQGYEVSTAASGEEALKLLREETPDLMLLDVQLPGINGMDVLRKVKETEEDIIVIMVTALGVLETAVKAMRLGAYDYINKPFNLDELAIVIRKALETSELKQEVAHLRSEQSRQFGIANMVGESQHMKNVLSMVEKVAKSDASTVLIQGESGTGKELIAKAIHYESARAGKPFMAINCAAVPETLLESELMGHEKGSFTDAKSQKKGLFEVAHGGTVFLDEIGDMELGMQAKLLRVLEERSFRRIGGTKDIQVDVRIVSATNKDLLKAIDEKTFRNDLYYRIQVIPIHIPPLRERPEDILPLTLHFIEHFNREFGKSVKGISKIAEKFLLEYNWPGNTRELRNILERAIILESEETLLLEHLPQEIVTRTGGGTGGPLNFRLPPEGVDIEDVERELIRQALESAQGNQSKAAKTLRLGIDAFRYRMKKFGFL from the coding sequence ATGTCCAGGCATAGGATACTGGTAGTCGATGACGAACATCTGATCCGCTGGTCCCTGGAGCAGAACCTCCGCAAGCAGGGCTACGAAGTGTCCACCGCCGCATCCGGGGAAGAGGCCCTCAAACTGCTGCGGGAGGAGACACCGGACCTGATGCTCCTCGACGTCCAGCTGCCGGGCATAAACGGCATGGACGTCCTGCGCAAAGTCAAGGAGACCGAGGAAGACATCATCGTCATCATGGTGACGGCTCTCGGAGTCCTGGAGACCGCCGTCAAAGCCATGCGCCTCGGCGCCTACGACTACATCAACAAGCCCTTCAACCTGGACGAACTGGCCATCGTCATCCGCAAGGCCCTGGAGACGAGTGAACTGAAGCAGGAGGTGGCCCACCTGCGCTCGGAGCAGTCCCGGCAGTTTGGCATCGCCAACATGGTCGGCGAGAGCCAGCACATGAAAAACGTCCTCTCCATGGTCGAGAAGGTCGCCAAAAGCGACGCCAGCACAGTCCTCATCCAGGGCGAGAGCGGCACGGGCAAGGAGCTCATCGCCAAGGCGATCCATTACGAGAGCGCCCGGGCCGGAAAGCCGTTCATGGCCATCAACTGCGCCGCAGTCCCCGAAACCCTGCTCGAAAGCGAGCTCATGGGTCATGAGAAGGGCTCCTTCACCGACGCCAAATCCCAGAAGAAGGGACTCTTCGAGGTAGCTCACGGCGGGACGGTCTTTCTCGACGAGATCGGGGACATGGAACTGGGGATGCAGGCCAAGCTGCTGCGCGTCCTCGAGGAGCGCTCGTTTCGCCGCATCGGCGGCACCAAGGACATCCAGGTCGACGTGCGCATCGTGTCGGCCACGAACAAGGACCTGCTCAAGGCCATCGATGAGAAGACCTTCCGCAACGACCTCTACTACCGGATCCAGGTCATTCCCATCCACATCCCCCCCCTGCGGGAACGCCCCGAGGACATTCTCCCGCTGACCCTGCATTTCATCGAGCACTTCAACCGGGAATTCGGCAAAAGCGTCAAGGGGATATCCAAGATAGCGGAAAAATTTCTGCTCGAGTACAATTGGCCGGGCAATACCCGCGAACTGAGGAACATCCTCGAAAGGGCCATCATCCTGGAGAGCGAGGAGACCCTGCTTCTGGAGCATCTGCCCCAGGAGATCGTCACCAGGACCGGCGGAGGAACCGGCGGCCCGCTCAATTTCCGTCTGCCTCCCGAGGGTGTGGACATCGAGGACGTGGAGAGGGAACTCATTCGCCAGGCTCTGGAATCGGCTCAGGGCAACCAGTCCAAAGCGGCCAAGACGCTTCGCCTGGGCATTGACGCCTTTCGGTACCGGATGAAAAAATTCGGATTTCTGTAA
- a CDS encoding ATP-binding protein — MFFKSLISSVIILNILLLTVGIGTFTLFHIRREQIHLIGATKESAELLLATVERAIFNSMRVGNSEDVQAILEMVGRSHSLTNVRIFHPDGTILKSARPHEIGGPVDSFDLALFQNQRAEGIFRVNGEEVLGIVKPIVSDERCFLCHGIGRKVIGVLNLNFSLADTTRRLRDSSQFFMISTVFIIVLLSVGVSFILLRFLRSPISTIAARMAEVEAGDLSVRMNPRNDDEMGSLMRSFNSMVDNLEKAKQELERYHYRQMERADRLASVGEMSTGIAHEIKNPLAGISGAISVLANDFPESDPRRTIVHQVLEQIARLDKTATDLLHFGRPGKPEFSFADINAMVKKTLFFVSQHPEARNIHRVQELTRDLSSVWVDEKQIQQVLFNVIINAIQAMKGGGTLTIRTDSVQKEGKEFVRVFITDTAQGIPPEELEKIFIPFHTTKTQGTGLGLPICRQLLEQHGGSISVKSSVGEGTTFAIELPVDNGPAPGPEEGSHVQA; from the coding sequence TTGTTTTTTAAAAGCCTCATCAGTAGCGTCATCATTCTCAACATCCTGCTCCTGACGGTGGGCATCGGGACCTTTACCCTGTTCCACATCCGCCGGGAGCAGATCCACCTCATCGGCGCGACCAAGGAGAGCGCGGAGTTGCTCCTGGCCACCGTGGAACGGGCCATTTTCAACTCCATGCGGGTCGGCAACAGCGAAGACGTGCAGGCGATCCTCGAAATGGTGGGACGCAGCCACAGCCTCACCAACGTCCGCATCTTCCACCCTGACGGAACCATCCTCAAGTCGGCCCGGCCCCACGAGATCGGCGGCCCGGTCGACTCCTTCGACCTCGCTCTCTTCCAGAACCAGCGCGCCGAAGGAATCTTCCGCGTCAACGGAGAGGAAGTACTGGGCATCGTCAAGCCGATCGTCTCCGACGAGCGATGCTTCCTCTGTCACGGCATCGGCCGCAAGGTCATCGGGGTCTTGAACCTCAACTTCTCCCTGGCCGACACCACCCGGAGACTGCGGGACTCCTCGCAGTTCTTCATGATCTCCACGGTATTCATCATCGTCCTGCTCTCTGTGGGGGTCTCCTTCATCCTGTTGCGCTTCCTTCGCAGCCCCATCAGCACCATAGCCGCCCGCATGGCCGAGGTGGAGGCAGGGGACCTGTCGGTGCGCATGAACCCCCGCAATGACGACGAGATGGGAAGCCTCATGCGCAGCTTCAACTCCATGGTTGACAACCTGGAGAAGGCCAAGCAGGAGCTGGAACGCTACCACTATCGCCAGATGGAGCGCGCCGACCGCCTCGCTTCGGTCGGGGAGATGTCCACAGGCATCGCCCACGAGATCAAGAACCCCCTGGCCGGCATCAGCGGCGCCATCTCGGTTCTGGCCAACGATTTCCCCGAGAGCGACCCGCGGCGGACCATCGTCCACCAGGTTCTGGAGCAGATCGCCCGCCTGGACAAGACCGCCACCGACCTGCTTCACTTCGGCCGGCCGGGCAAGCCCGAATTTTCCTTCGCAGACATCAACGCCATGGTGAAGAAGACCCTCTTCTTCGTCTCCCAGCACCCCGAGGCCCGCAATATTCACCGGGTCCAGGAGCTGACCCGCGACCTTTCCTCGGTCTGGGTCGACGAGAAACAGATTCAACAAGTCCTTTTCAATGTTATTATTAATGCCATCCAGGCGATGAAGGGCGGCGGAACCCTGACCATACGGACCGACTCGGTACAAAAGGAAGGCAAAGAATTCGTTCGGGTCTTTATCACCGACACGGCCCAGGGCATCCCGCCGGAGGAACTGGAGAAGATCTTCATCCCCTTCCACACCACCAAGACCCAGGGGACCGGACTCGGGCTACCCATCTGCCGACAGCTTCTCGAGCAGCACGGAGGATCGATCTCGGTGAAGAGCAGCGTGGGCGAGGGAACAACCTTCGCCATCGAACTGCCGGTGGATAACGGGCCGGCCCCGGGCCCCGAGGAGGGCAGCCATGTCCAGGCATAG
- a CDS encoding transketolase produces MLTEQTVRELEQTARQLRVEILKMLNTAKSGHTGGSLSAIDILTVLYFNKMRHDPSNPAWEDRDRFVLSKGHAAPALYASLAKAGYFSRDDLKTLRRLGSHLQGHPDMNKTPGVEVCTGSLGQGLSQAVGLALAGRLAGKSSRVYTLLGDGEVQEGQIWEAAMAAAHYRLDNLCALLDWNGLQIDGEVDKVMNVGPLGPKFLSYNWHVLEVDGHDVQAISRALADAEKTKDKPTMIIARTVKGKGISFFEHKASYHGVPPSDEELDRGLEELGHA; encoded by the coding sequence ATGCTGACAGAACAGACCGTCCGGGAGCTTGAACAGACCGCCCGACAGCTTCGCGTGGAAATCCTCAAAATGCTCAACACGGCCAAGTCGGGCCACACCGGGGGAAGCCTCTCGGCCATCGACATCCTGACCGTGCTCTATTTCAACAAGATGCGCCACGACCCGAGCAATCCCGCCTGGGAAGACCGGGACCGGTTCGTCCTGTCCAAGGGGCACGCCGCCCCCGCACTCTACGCCAGCCTCGCCAAGGCCGGCTACTTCTCCCGCGACGACCTGAAGACCCTGCGGCGACTCGGCAGCCACCTGCAGGGGCACCCCGACATGAACAAAACGCCGGGAGTGGAAGTCTGCACCGGCTCCCTGGGCCAGGGCCTCTCCCAGGCCGTCGGCCTCGCCCTGGCCGGGCGTCTGGCGGGGAAAAGCTCCCGGGTCTACACCCTCCTCGGCGACGGCGAAGTCCAGGAAGGGCAGATCTGGGAAGCGGCCATGGCCGCAGCCCATTACCGGCTCGACAACCTCTGCGCCCTCCTCGACTGGAACGGCCTCCAGATCGACGGCGAGGTGGACAAGGTCATGAACGTCGGCCCCCTGGGGCCCAAGTTCCTCTCCTACAACTGGCACGTCCTTGAAGTGGACGGCCACGACGTCCAGGCCATCAGCCGGGCCCTGGCCGACGCGGAAAAGACGAAGGACAAGCCCACCATGATCATCGCCCGCACGGTCAAGGGCAAGGGCATTTCCTTCTTCGAGCACAAGGCGAGCTACCACGGCGTGCCGCCCAGCGACGAAGAGCTCGACCGCGGCCTGGAGGAGTTGGGCCACGCCTGA
- a CDS encoding homocysteine S-methyltransferase family protein — MADFRQAIREKVLVLDGAMGTMLQERGLKAGGCPEEMNLTSPEVVESIHREYREAGADILVTNSFGGSRVKLAHYGLEDRVRQINARSVELARKAAGDSSFVAASVGPTGRFLEPVGDAGFDEMVEIFGEQVRAFNEAGADLVTLETFLDIRELRAAVVACKEFSALPVMALMTFDDGGRSVLGTPPEAAAVTLEALGIDLVGSNCGLGVEGIYELLVRMRSVTSLPLISQANAGLPALRDGQTVFPGTPEEMTAYHDRMLALGVRVIGGCCGTTPDHIRAIRGALEGKDLSWTAPPRRCILSSRTAVVPIGGEAPCAVIGERINPTGKKLYSAELREGKTAYVRREAQEQAAAGAALLDVNCGAPGVDEPAAMRRAVFAASGATAAPLVLDSSDPAALEEGLKAADGKVLINSVSGEQKSLRAVLPLARKYGAAVIGLALDGKGIPKTAEGRLQVARTILEAAREAGLPKEDVIIDCLALTVSAEQDQALQTLEALRRVRQELGLATVLGVSNISFGLPRRPVLSSAFFAMALEAGLCAAIINPKDERMMDAYRAAMVLLGRDLRAETYVEIYGQAPPPEASPRTGGEPLGIREALAAAVLEGDREGIEQLVEKALAEGIAPLAISSEGLLPGLEEVGRRFGSGQMFLPQVMLSAETMQTAFARLKPEMRKGDAPDLGKILMATVEGDIHDIGKNIVCTLLENYGFEVVDLGKNVPAERIVEQARALEVDAVGLSALMTTTLNQMEITIAELRAAGIEVFTMVGGAVVTQDYADTIGADLYAVDALEAVAKIKKLLGGKKP; from the coding sequence ATGGCTGATTTTCGACAGGCGATACGGGAAAAGGTTCTCGTCCTCGACGGAGCCATGGGTACCATGCTCCAGGAGCGCGGCCTGAAGGCCGGCGGTTGCCCCGAAGAGATGAACCTCACCTCTCCCGAGGTGGTGGAATCGATCCACCGGGAGTACCGCGAGGCCGGCGCCGACATCCTGGTGACCAACAGCTTCGGCGGCAGCCGGGTCAAGCTGGCCCACTACGGCCTGGAAGACCGGGTGCGGCAGATCAACGCCCGCTCGGTGGAACTGGCCCGCAAGGCCGCGGGCGACTCGTCCTTCGTGGCCGCCTCGGTCGGGCCGACCGGCCGGTTCCTTGAGCCGGTGGGAGACGCGGGTTTTGACGAGATGGTGGAGATCTTCGGCGAGCAGGTCCGGGCCTTCAACGAGGCCGGCGCGGACCTGGTCACCCTGGAAACCTTCCTCGACATTCGGGAACTGCGGGCCGCCGTGGTGGCCTGCAAAGAGTTCTCGGCTCTGCCGGTCATGGCCCTGATGACCTTCGACGACGGCGGCCGCTCCGTGCTGGGAACTCCGCCCGAAGCCGCGGCGGTCACCCTGGAGGCCCTCGGCATCGACCTGGTGGGCTCCAACTGCGGCCTCGGCGTGGAGGGGATCTATGAACTGCTGGTGAGGATGCGCTCGGTGACCTCCCTCCCCCTGATCTCCCAGGCCAACGCCGGCCTGCCGGCCCTGCGGGACGGCCAGACCGTCTTCCCGGGAACCCCGGAGGAGATGACCGCCTACCACGACCGGATGCTCGCCCTGGGGGTACGGGTCATCGGCGGCTGCTGCGGCACCACGCCGGACCACATCCGCGCCATTCGCGGGGCCCTCGAGGGGAAAGATCTCTCCTGGACGGCCCCGCCACGCCGGTGCATTCTCTCCAGCCGCACCGCAGTGGTGCCGATCGGGGGCGAGGCGCCCTGCGCCGTCATCGGAGAACGCATCAATCCCACCGGAAAGAAGCTCTACAGCGCCGAGTTGCGGGAGGGCAAGACAGCCTACGTCCGCCGCGAGGCCCAGGAGCAGGCCGCCGCCGGGGCGGCCCTGCTCGACGTCAACTGCGGAGCGCCGGGCGTGGACGAGCCCGCCGCCATGCGCCGGGCCGTTTTCGCCGCCTCCGGGGCGACGGCCGCCCCCCTGGTGCTCGACTCCTCCGATCCGGCGGCCCTGGAGGAGGGACTCAAGGCGGCCGACGGCAAGGTCCTGATCAATTCCGTTTCCGGGGAGCAGAAGAGCCTGCGGGCCGTCCTTCCCCTCGCCCGCAAGTACGGCGCCGCTGTCATCGGCCTGGCCCTGGACGGCAAGGGCATCCCCAAGACCGCCGAGGGACGCCTGCAGGTCGCCCGCACGATTCTCGAGGCGGCCCGCGAAGCGGGCCTGCCGAAAGAGGACGTGATCATCGACTGCCTCGCCCTGACCGTCTCCGCCGAGCAGGACCAGGCGTTGCAGACCCTCGAGGCGCTGCGGCGGGTGCGGCAAGAGCTTGGCCTGGCCACCGTTCTGGGGGTGAGCAACATCTCGTTCGGCCTGCCCCGGCGCCCGGTCCTCTCCTCGGCGTTCTTCGCCATGGCCCTGGAGGCGGGCCTCTGTGCCGCCATCATCAACCCCAAGGACGAGCGGATGATGGACGCCTACCGGGCGGCCATGGTCCTGCTGGGGCGGGATCTTCGCGCCGAGACCTACGTGGAAATCTACGGCCAGGCGCCGCCACCCGAAGCGTCCCCCCGTACCGGGGGGGAGCCCCTGGGAATACGGGAGGCGCTGGCCGCCGCCGTTCTTGAAGGTGACCGGGAGGGCATCGAACAACTGGTGGAGAAGGCCCTGGCGGAGGGCATCGCCCCCCTGGCGATCAGCAGCGAGGGCCTGCTGCCCGGACTCGAGGAGGTCGGCCGCCGGTTCGGAAGCGGGCAGATGTTCCTCCCCCAGGTCATGCTCTCCGCCGAGACCATGCAGACTGCCTTCGCCCGCCTCAAGCCGGAGATGCGCAAAGGGGACGCGCCCGACCTGGGCAAGATCCTCATGGCTACCGTCGAGGGGGACATCCACGACATCGGCAAGAACATCGTCTGCACCCTGCTGGAGAATTACGGCTTCGAGGTCGTCGACCTGGGAAAAAACGTCCCGGCGGAGCGCATCGTTGAGCAAGCCAGGGCCCTGGAGGTGGACGCGGTCGGCCTCTCCGCCCTCATGACCACCACCCTCAACCAGATGGAAATAACCATCGCCGAATTACGGGCGGCCGGAATCGAGGTCTTCACCATGGTCGGCGGCGCCGTGGTCACGCAGGACTACGCCGACACCATCGGCGCCGACCTCTACGCCGTGGACGCCCTGGAGGCGGTGGCCAAAATCAAGAAATTGCTCGGCGGGAAAAAGCCTTAA
- a CDS encoding GerMN domain-containing protein gives MKIFTKDRLTLLAVITVLVVLGIVMGRRLMVSTPPPAPPPPAMEEPRNLREVILYFGDPGGSYLAAEAREIEDCPNEADCIASTVRALADGPLGDLVPVIPSHAIVRGVSVEEGTATVDFGRELISAHPGGSGSELLTTYGLANTLAVNFPHIRQVQILVEGAAVETIKGHVDLRSPIPADFDFSRPPEGWAPGFGEEGLNTPAASAERDE, from the coding sequence ATGAAAATATTCACCAAAGATCGCCTGACCCTGCTGGCCGTCATCACCGTCTTGGTGGTTCTCGGCATCGTAATGGGCCGCAGGCTCATGGTATCCACCCCACCGCCGGCGCCCCCGCCCCCGGCCATGGAAGAGCCCCGGAATCTGCGGGAGGTGATCCTCTACTTCGGCGACCCCGGCGGCAGCTACCTGGCGGCCGAGGCCCGGGAAATCGAGGACTGTCCGAACGAAGCCGACTGCATCGCCAGCACCGTCCGCGCCCTGGCCGACGGACCGCTGGGCGACCTTGTCCCGGTGATCCCCTCCCACGCGATTGTGCGGGGAGTGAGCGTGGAGGAAGGCACGGCCACCGTCGACTTCGGCCGTGAACTGATCTCGGCCCATCCCGGAGGAAGTGGATCGGAACTGCTGACGACCTACGGGCTGGCCAACACCCTGGCGGTCAACTTCCCCCACATCCGCCAGGTTCAAATCCTGGTCGAGGGGGCCGCCGTCGAAACGATCAAGGGGCATGTCGATCTGCGCTCCCCCATTCCGGCCGATTTCGACTTCAGCCGGCCGCCGGAGGGCTGGGCGCCCGGGTTCGGCGAAGAGGGGCTGAATACGCCGGCTGCATCTGCGGAAAGGGACGAATAG
- the murI gene encoding glutamate racemase, giving the protein MSERAIGIFDSGVGGLTVFKEVRRLLSGEQLIYLGDTARVPYGTKSPRTVLRYSLEAAAFLDRQRVKLLVVACNTASAVALDELEERFSLPVVGVIEPGARRAAAVTRNRRVGVIGTEGTIKSGAYTRAIHALDPGIEVHAVACPLFVPLTEEGWAEHPVARLVASEYLAPLLERDIDTLVLGCTHYPLLKSTLHQVLGEGIELVDSAEQTALRVSELLTGRGLCRRTPPDPSMLFVTDVPTRFERVGGSFLGAPLRDVMQVELDDTLPPATDARTAG; this is encoded by the coding sequence ATGTCAGAGCGTGCCATCGGCATTTTCGACTCGGGAGTCGGCGGCCTGACGGTCTTCAAAGAGGTCCGGCGCCTTCTTTCCGGCGAGCAACTCATCTACCTCGGCGACACAGCACGGGTGCCCTACGGCACCAAAAGCCCCCGCACGGTCCTGCGCTACTCCCTGGAGGCCGCCGCATTCCTTGACCGGCAGCGGGTCAAACTGCTGGTGGTCGCCTGCAACACCGCCTCGGCGGTGGCCCTGGATGAACTGGAGGAACGCTTCAGCCTTCCCGTCGTGGGGGTCATCGAGCCCGGCGCCCGGCGGGCCGCTGCTGTCACCCGCAACCGCAGGGTCGGGGTCATCGGCACCGAGGGGACGATCAAGAGCGGAGCCTACACCCGAGCCATCCACGCCCTGGACCCAGGCATCGAGGTCCACGCCGTCGCCTGCCCCCTGTTCGTCCCCCTGACCGAAGAAGGGTGGGCGGAGCACCCCGTGGCCCGCCTTGTCGCCAGCGAATATCTCGCCCCACTCCTCGAGAGGGACATCGACACCCTGGTCCTCGGCTGCACCCACTACCCTCTGCTCAAGAGCACCCTGCACCAAGTCCTCGGCGAGGGGATCGAACTGGTCGACTCGGCCGAGCAGACCGCCCTGCGGGTCTCCGAACTCCTGACCGGGCGAGGCCTCTGCCGCCGAACCCCGCCTGACCCGTCTATGCTTTTCGTAACCGACGTCCCGACCCGCTTCGAAAGGGTGGGCGGCTCTTTCCTCGGCGCCCCCCTGCGGGATGTGATGCAGGTAGAACTGGACGACACCCTCCCCCCGGCGACCGATGCCCGAACCGCGGGCTGA
- a CDS encoding 2-hydroxyacyl-CoA dehydratase — protein sequence MSMVGFTTTIPIEVLIAAGRRPVDLNNIFITDPEPGRLIEEAEVAGFPRNICGWIKGLYGVTLRRGIRELVAVTEGDCSNTQALMEVLSLHGVKTVPFAFPYDRSAATLSHEIDKLAGVFGASSEGVEEARRRLQKVRSKVHEVDRLTWEEDRVTGEENHYYQVCTSDMNGDPDAFEAEVDAFLAEARRRPPIQDALRLAYIGVPPIVSGLYEALESLGARVVFNETQRQFSMPYATGDLVEQYRRYTYPYDIFTRLEDIEEEIAKRRVDGVVHYVQAFCFRQIEDMIVRQRLGVPVLTLEGDRPGPLDARTRIRIEGFVEMLRARKP from the coding sequence TTGTCCATGGTCGGTTTTACCACAACCATTCCCATCGAAGTTCTGATCGCCGCCGGCCGCCGGCCGGTGGACCTCAATAATATTTTCATCACCGATCCCGAGCCCGGGCGGCTCATCGAGGAAGCGGAGGTCGCGGGGTTTCCCCGCAACATCTGCGGCTGGATCAAGGGGCTCTACGGGGTCACCCTGAGGCGCGGCATCCGCGAGCTGGTCGCTGTCACCGAGGGGGACTGCTCCAACACCCAGGCGCTGATGGAGGTGCTGAGTCTGCACGGCGTGAAAACCGTCCCCTTCGCTTTCCCCTATGACCGCTCGGCGGCGACCCTTTCCCACGAAATCGACAAGCTGGCCGGCGTTTTCGGCGCCTCCTCCGAGGGTGTCGAGGAGGCCCGGAGGCGCCTGCAGAAGGTGCGCAGCAAGGTCCACGAGGTTGACCGCCTGACCTGGGAGGAGGACCGGGTCACGGGAGAGGAGAACCACTACTACCAGGTCTGCACCTCGGACATGAACGGCGACCCCGACGCTTTCGAGGCCGAGGTTGACGCCTTTCTCGCCGAGGCCCGCCGGCGCCCTCCCATTCAGGATGCTCTGCGCCTGGCCTATATCGGGGTGCCCCCCATTGTCTCCGGCCTCTACGAAGCCCTCGAGTCCCTCGGGGCCCGGGTGGTTTTCAACGAAACCCAGCGCCAGTTCTCCATGCCCTACGCCACCGGGGACCTGGTCGAGCAGTACCGGCGCTACACCTATCCCTACGACATCTTCACTCGCCTGGAGGACATCGAGGAGGAGATCGCCAAGCGGCGGGTGGACGGCGTCGTGCACTACGTGCAGGCTTTTTGCTTTCGCCAGATCGAGGACATGATCGTGCGCCAGCGGTTGGGGGTGCCGGTGTTGACCCTCGAGGGGGACCGGCCCGGTCCCCTCGACGCCCGGACCCGGATCCGCATCGAGGGCTTCGTGGAAATGCTTCGTGCGAGGAAGCCATGA